A stretch of DNA from Diospyros lotus cultivar Yz01 chromosome 14, ASM1463336v1, whole genome shotgun sequence:
gttttaaatttgcACCATATTAATGAAACAGGCATTATTCCACCAATGGATCAGAGAGCAATTCCCACAGGAGACGAGGAGAATCCACCTCGTAAAAATTGTTCATTTCTCCCACAACCAATTACGGAACTAAAATGGAAACTAATATCAGGTTATTTTCTGCTTTACTTATTCGACTTAAGTATTTACTTGCAGGCTTGCAGCCGTAATGCTGGGCTGAGATATGCCTCCGTTGCCTGTCTCCacctttgtttttattttatttagttaatcttaattagttttggaatttaatttagaatagaaaatcaaaatcaaaatatgcatatatatatatatgtatgtatttatggGGGCATTTTGGTTATTTGGTCGATTCTTTTCACCCTACTCCATCAAAATTATTGAATATCAAACGTAACCACAGAATGGAATAACCTTTTTATTCCATTTTAGTTTCCATTTTTAGTCTTTGACAATATAAGTATTATTATGGTATATTGTCTTGGAAGTCATTGAATATAAATTtcttatgataaaaaaatatatatattatttgtacaaataattaGGTTATCAAAAAGATGACCAAAGACgccaaatgaccaaaatgcccTCACCCAATTTAATCTTGTTACTTCGTCGTTGTTGTTCTAAATGAATCTCGATCAAGCTTCATGAAGCCTGAACTTTTCCGTCAACGGCGTTTTGATGATCGATGATGAAATTCGATCAAATTTCATCTCGTCATTAGATATAGCAtgatcttaaaaaaaaatatctacgaGTCCCTCCGTATTTTTTTCCTCACCTCtgcattacaaataatttagTTAGCCGCCCCATCCAACGCCTCCCCAGTCCTCTTTGGGCGGCGCCGGCGCTGCTACTATTTCCGCTTCTCCTACTCTTTGTTTCACCAACTTCGACACGTTTTCCTCATCAAATTGTTGGGTAGAGAACAGCAACAGCAATCCGGTAAGACGGAATAGTTTAGATCTGAAGAGAGAGAGTAGGGTGAGACCAGATCGCAAAGTCTGATATCCGAAATGGACTGTGATAATATCGGATATGGATTTGCGCCATTTTCTCCGGCGAGATATTATCACGTTCCATTTCCGATCTCCGACCTTGCGATCTCTTTGTGGAATATATCTGTGGAACAAACAGGTATGAAGTCTGGTGCGAatcgattttaattttttgtttttattttggttaaatttaatcaatcaactaatacacatacacaaacacacacaagtACTACAAATTTACAAGTATATCTTGGCTTGAAGAGAATTTGGCCTTTGCTATGTGTTTGCTTATGAAGCAATGAGCTTTATTTTGTTTACTCTTGTTAATTATTTGGTACTAAGGTGCATGTATCGTTCTTGCAGGGTACAGATGGATTCTTAGAAGAGGTTGGTTCTTCtaactatttttgttttctattttatacttaaaattgctctctacaaaagaaaaaaaaaaaaatcttaatttgccAAGCAAATGAAACTCCCTAGCATTGTCTTTTTGTTTAATatcttttctaaaaataaaagaagtgcTATTGATATTAACACATTTACATGCTTTATATAAGAGTGCCATCCCATCCCAATATtcaagaaaccaaaaaaaagtCTATGCAAAAATTACCTCAAGTCTATAATTTAATGTTACTCTTTGGATGGACGTTTTCTTGTTGTGCAGTTTCCATTTTAATCAGAGGAGTGGATGACATAAAACAAAAGCACACATTGGCAATGTTGCTAGCCAAAAggctaattgcaaaagaaactgATTGGAGCCATTACACGTATGGTGAAAGTTCAACCGAACCCTGGAAAAATCAAGGACAAACCGATCACTCAGTTCCTCTGCACCCTATTGAACGCCGCCCTAATTTGCATTTTGCTGCAGTTACTACTGCTAGCTCACCTAGAAATAATAGAATGAGAAATCCGCTAATTCAAGCTGTAGAGAACAGCATTGAAGAGCTGGTTGAAGCAATACTAGAAACATTCCCAGATGCAGCCTACACTGTTGACAGGAATGGAAAGAATATACTGCATATAGCAGTGGAGCAGAAAGATAAACTGTTATACGACTACTTGAAGACAAAAGTTCGCAAGGATATGATGCTGAGAGCCATTGACAACCAGGGAAACACCATTCTACATCTTGCAACAAAACAAGGAACTAGTCCTAGGATTCTTCTTGGACATTTGAACCAGATGGCATGGGATGTATGTTGGTTTAAGGTAcgtacatgcatatatatgaaATTCCTTTCTCCAACTTATGTAACTGTTAGTTTATCGAATGATGCGAATCAATCGACACAGAGAACCAATTAAGCACAGAGAGTTGCTTATTATTATTGCTCTTCTTTGGCAGCGGATATGGTATGACTCTTCCTGTCATTTTCAATACCATCGTAACTTAGATGGGAAGACCGCAAGGGAACTATTTCAGGAAAACCATGTTACCCTGCGGGAAAATGCCGAGAAGGCACTCAAAGATATGAACAATGGGCTAATGTTGGTTTCTACTCTCATTGGTACTGTCAACTATGCGACATTGTTTAGCATCCCTGGGGGTTATGTTGACGATAATGAAAGTAAAAGCTTTGGTCGTCCAAAGTTTTTTAGCACCAAAAAAGAAGATCAACTTTTGGTATTTCTATGGTACACTGGGGTAGCTCTATTTTCCTCCGTAATTGCATTGGCAAGCATGCTTGTGATTCAGTTGTCCAGGTTTACTGACGACGACTTCTTCATGACCTTGCCGCTTAAATACGTTGGTGCTTTGGCTGCTCTATTTGTCTCTGCCATCTTCACAGTTGCAGCTTGTGTTGAGACCTACCTTATTATTGAAATAAATGTCAATCCATACTATCTAATGTGGCCACTCGTAGGCTTCCTAATCCTTCTTTCTATAGACGTGGTCTACTTGACCTTTGATTACATGTATTTTGCTATTCGTTGTGCGTTTTCATTTACCGGCCAGGAAATGTAACACCTACTCCGccaaatctttttggttttctttagCTTTGAATTACTCTCACTGCTTAACtgtttgaattatatatatctttgagggcaataattaatttactcaAAAACGCAGTGGTGATATCCAAATTTGATTTGAGTAAGGTTACCACATGTAAACACATATACCCACATGTGGTTTTGGTTTGAATAGGTCTAGTCTATTACATCATTTGATATTGGGATTTAACCAAATTACGGAGTCTTCAAGACTCTATTTTAGCCATTGGCTACCTAAATCTATTTTGGTCTGTCAACCCAATTGTGTAGTTGGCTTGATGTTAAGTTTAACCcaactttttatttaaactaTCGAGATTTAACTTTGTAGAGCTTCTGATCCATCCTAGTTTGATTGTTAAGAGTTTCACTGGGTGCAACTCTGTTTTGAGCATATCAGAGAAGATGGATATAGATAATTTGTCAAACCATGTTAAATTTGTGAATCtcttattaatataaatttatgtgaGTACATTACAAAAGTTAATCTTAAGTCTAATTATTTAACAAGTGATATAAAAGTTAATCAACTAACAATCAATATATTGCATCTGAATACCTAATAAAAACAATAACATTTCTGAAAATTGCACCACCAAGTAATCGAAATTTCGAATTCTCCACAAAAGTCACCCCCTTAGGGGACCCAAAGAGTACAACTGACGTAGCGGAAGCCTTCTAATAATCCGTTGATTCACTCACGAATACCAGATTATAGGACTCAAACAATAACTCATTGATTCTTAAAGAATACCGAATAAATTGAAGATAATTAAGGAAAAATCTCAAcagaaattttattcaaaatcaatcaattgaTTCAAAACCTCCTATAACAAAGAATTTATAGGctataatttgaaaaacattcaaaaaccctaaatctcgaatcttaccaaaaaaaagcaaaattgatattttattacagaattaaaaatcagcaagaaataaggaaaatctcTCAAAACGGCATGTAAAAATTCACTCCCTAATGAAAGTTATTAGGGAAtccattattttctaaaatagaaaaattgctAATTTCAAGGCTTAAACGAAGGAATTTGTCTGAAAAAGCATAGGCCTCATCAGTGAATCTGATGACTCGAAATCATTAGCCCGATTTTCTTAAAGTTAGCCTTTAAAATCGCCCAAATCACACTTGTCATAAAATACTAAGGCCATCTCATCCACATCATTCCCTCCAGGGTAGAGGAAATTCGCCCTCGAATTCACAGCATCATTATCAGAAGAATCCCCATAATAAGGAAGCAGATGCTTGACATTAAAAACATCCACAGTACGAATATGGCTAGGAAGCTTCAAGCGATAAGcattaggatttattttttcCACAATCTCCACGGGTCCTATCTTCTTGGCAGCAAGCTTATTGTAGTCTCCCATAGGGAATCGATCCTTAGTTAAAACAACCCATACAAAATCCCTAACTTCAAATTCCACATGCCTTCGTTTGCGATCAACAACTTGCTTATACCGTGCATTGGAATTTTCCAGATTCTCTCGAACAGCTCTGTGAATATCCTGCAAACTATCCACAAAATCAATAGCTTTGCCATGAAGTTTTGTAAACTATGGCACAGGTAATAAATCTAAAAGACCCTAAGGAAGGACAAAAAACACAACACAAAATGGACTAAACCCGGTACTCCTGTTAATAGCATGGTTGTGTGTGAATTCTGCTTGGCATAATTTCTAATCCCAGCTCTTCACATGCTCACCCACCAAACACCGCAACAGATTACCCAAAGAACGATTTACCATATCCGTTTGCCCATCCGTTTGAGGATGATAGGCAATGCTAAAATTCAACTGAGTATTGACCATCTTCCACAAACTGCGCCAAAAATGACTAAGGAATCTAGTGTCCCTATCAGAAACAATAGACTCGGGTAATCCATGCAAGCGATAAATTTCTCTAAAGAACAATTGGGTGACATGCACAGTGTCCGTTGTCTTCTTACAAGGAAGGAAATGAACCATCTTAGAAAAGCGATCAACCACAACAAAGATGGAATCATTACCTTGCTGAGTTCATGGCAATCCCAACACAAAATCCATACTAAGATCAACCCATGGCTGTGTAGGAACCGGTAAAGGTCTATAAAGACCCACATTAGTGGCTGCCCCCTTGGAGACTTGACAAATCCGGCACCTTTGGACATATTTCTCCACCTCTTTGCGAATGGTAGGCCAAAAGTAGGAAGCTTGAACCAGTTGCAAAGTCCTGTCACACCCTACATGACCTTCTCCATGCAATTCCTGAATGATCTTCAACTGCAAACTGCAATGTGGGATACACAGCTGGTTGCCCTTGAATAAAAAACCATCATGCAGTAGAAAGGCTGATTTTTCTCCTGCTTGAACAGCTTGCAaaatagagatgtcaaaagggtcgCCCctgcccgagtcggcccacagACTTTTTAAAAAGGCCGGGCCTAACCAGGCCCTTTTTccattgatagggcccggcccgtgtaataccccatgtttagataagattgccacgtaattttaataagtttagaacaccaaaaaaattgattttatagcaattttaggtaccgaatcaactgcagggaatgcctcagagtgaaattatctaaggaaaagtATATAGTCTCGATGAGCGTATCGAGTTGGGATTTATGGagtcgaaagaaatcggatcagaaataatttttggtacagttaaaatacagctgctatttagactgtaaaaccgaatcgtagtaggaggctcccgaaaaatcaacgaaaccctaggggggcCCTGGTTTTGCGTaacgaacaacccttcagtggtttcaggaggAAACaacagcccggtgaggacactggggcgaattgtcattttttactaagttttgagttattaattttagatttttggtATCGTAATacgaattaatttgaggtttgaggCTTAAGGGTAtaattgcaattagggaattgcacaagtgtaatagagatgaaatttagaatttaatgtgtaattttctttaatttaatgtgtaaaatatagtataaaatatatatatatataaggcgTGCGTGCTGTGTGCCATGCCCTGCAAATCCATCTCATGCCCTGTGAATTAGCCATCCGCAATTTGCGCAAATCAGCCACGCGTCTGCAACTAAAGCTTACCTCTGCAACCTTGGAAGATTTTGCACGCCAAGTTGAGTAATGCCCAAGCTAcattttgctataaatagggagcTTAGAGAAGAGAATGGCGGGGAAATGGGAGAAGAGAAATGGAAGCATGGGAGAAGCTGGCCGAGAGAtgcgagagagagggagtttGAGTTTGGGAAAAGCCGAGGGAAGCaaggaagagggagagagagagagagagatggaagcaaggtggccgcggccatggctgccgctgGTAGCAAGCCGTGGCCAGCAGCAGTTGCGCAACGCGAGCAGGGGAGGGTCGAGGCAGCGAGGGGCGGCTTGCTGATGGTGGCGCGACGATCGGAGGAGGCTGGGAAGGTTCGAGGGGCGGCCGAAGGGAGCtggtgcggccatggcagccatggctgcgagCGGCGGTGCTGAACCAGCAACTAGCCGCAGCCAACGGCGGTAGCGTGGGGCTGCCAACAGCAGCGCAGCGGGAGCAGCAATGGCCGGGGAGGCCGACGGCGGGCGGTGAGGGCGGCGGTAGGCCGGAAGGCACGCGACGGCGTCGGTGGGCAAGCTGGTTCGCATGCGCAGGGCTGAAACAGAAGAgtgaggaagaaaggaagaagaagaagaagaagaagaagaaggaaaaaagaagaagaagaagaaaagagaaggaagaaggaaaagagaagaagttaCAGGTTGCgcgggaagaggaagaggaagaggaagaaggaagaaggaggagaaaaagaaaaagaagaaaagaaaaaaaaaaagaaaggaaaaagaaaaggaaaaaaatggaagaaaaaggaagaaaaatcccgaaaaaatttcaaaaaataggaaatgatatttcggtaatatctcggagattttggcaagaaaaatggcctgggcacgcgtttcaaggatagggcacgcatatcgaggaaatcGGAGATGCTGaattaaggtaagtaaaatcttctagaaaatttcagaaatttaagaatattattttatgaattttcgtagtgaaatatttgagaaaatattttttagaaatatataatttgaaattattgaggaaaaataggaagaaataaagagaaatttatagaaaatgccataaattatggaaaaataggttttaatgtttatttaaataattatggtgattaggatgttttAAGGTTGAatttgaagagactcgtgcaaattttgaggatggcacgcaaatcgaggcgatgcaagAGGCAAGGcgcggatatcgaggtagctcgataagcttgaaaaggtaagtggtacttcctcgaaaatgttttcctcatattgacatgccttgatatgtatccatcacgtagaatgcatccatgacatgactataaaatgcataaatacacgttgatgtcATTAATCACACAcgtatgaggccgtagggagtacgaactggcaccgctgccttaccaagggtgcacccatacaccccggcttcgaaagaggtggttGTTAAAATggtaggcagcatgaggggtgcagttgacacctacgatgaaagacattgcatacactcataacatagcattatgtacccttacttagatggttcatcatctaacttgggttcacctctggaacattcaacgttccagtcgggacttgtagagatgattccgagattggtgatatgtagtgacgcgagacgtcaagaagcaagtaaatgtaccatgttatgttgtaatatgagtagtttaagaattatgtacattgtatttattgtcagacgcttatgaattaactttgtaatgaatgtcatgtctagttattactatatgagcaggttcgattcagcttccgctttgtatttattttccagtgtagatatctcgcactagataaggtcttagggaatttcgggataatgtaaagataaaaataaaataaaataaaataaaaaaagaccaaatttcctaaggcataacacgccctgaagaagtgggctgttacagttggtatcggAGCTTAAGATTTTTGGAAGCCCTAAGTGACTCGGATGTAGTTGAGATCGGAattaaaccctatttggagattaagGAATAGTAATTTGGAGACTTTAGAGGATCTGGTAGAACTAGTTAGTAGAAACCTGAAGTGGAGGCTTAGGGGAAGGAGACTAAGGGTTCGTAAAATGAAatccctatttggagatttgaGAATAATCGATTGAAGTCTTAGAGGTTATTGAGGATCTAATCTTGCTAAGCAATAGAATGACCGGTCAAGATAATCTAGCCCTTGAAGTTAGGATCTAATGATATGATTCgcgtgtaaggttgactcggtaaccattACTATAGATCTGAGAGATTTGGAGACTGTTAATTTGAGGTCGTCAGTTGAAATCTTTATAATAAGATAGGATAACTATGGTTATCAAGGATGATTGGATCatggatgattagtctgatgtgacattACCTAGTTAAAGAATTAGGATCAAACAATAAAGAATTTTCGAGAACCATTTAGTGTAAGATCAGAGATCCAACAGATTGAGCTAAACAAGAAACCGAAAATGGTCAAGTGATAACAGGTGAGTTGCGTCAATTGATGAGATGAAAGTGGTGCAACCAGTAGGACTCACAGAGATGGGACAAGGAACCCTAAGAGTGTCTAGGGTCTAAGTTCCAATAGTCTAGGGTGCGAAGTGTGCCACTAGCTGATTGAAAGAGGCTggaagcctagggaatcaacTCGAAATGGAATAAATTGAATATAGACCAAGTGTCgtatttaaataattgtattaGGGTTCGTAGTCATCTTGGGAGTTGGTGACACGACGCACAGTGTGAGGCTCAAAGGATAGAATACCCCAGTGTCTAGTATGGCAGTAAGATCAAGAGATGGTCGTGTGCCAATAAGTCAACTGGGCCTAAAGAACAAAAAGCGAGAGTCGGTGGGTCCTCGGTAAATGAGATTTCAGGTAGTAGAGCGTGGCTAGTCCAAAACTTTGATGATGAGTTGCGAGATGGCAATCTCAGTTCGAGGAAAAGTTACTTGTAGGTCGTATTGACCCTAAGGAAGGATGATGAGAAACCTAGCCAACCGAAGTTGTGACTACGATTCAATGTGCCAAGTAAGCTTGAGGAATCAAAAGTCTTAAAGATAAGTCATACCTTCTACATCAGTATGGGGACCTGAATcattatttgaggtttaaggtaTCCTTAGGTAAAGAGTTCCGGGAAGTTTTGAGGCTCGGTTCTTTATAAGAAATGATTGGAGCTAATTAACGCAATCTGGTCCGGgatcttcaaagatgaatcgatcTGGGATTTTCGAGGAATTTCCCCCTAAGGGATGAGAATCTAAGGACGTGTGATGAGACtttaaagttttcaaaaaaaaaaaaaaagaagaagaagaaagattggAAGGCCCTTAGGTAATCTCGTTAAGgaaatagagattgattttcttaAGTTATGAAAGTCATGAGTCAGTAAGAATCGGGATACTATGGAAGACGTAAGTACCTACCCACTCCAGTTAGCGGGACGGTTACGGCTTGATGTCTTGTTTGAGAGA
This window harbors:
- the LOC127790701 gene encoding uncharacterized protein LOC127790701 isoform X1, producing MAALATSSGATIVSHQDAFRTVLDRKNRSLQLQVQVVRDYLRQTGDDLAHVDVEGNTVLHFLAIDGDPVPFRELFKDGLPTIQMLKKGNFRGDTPLHQAASFGRLNVVKIIMERDPELALVRNNLGETPPYVAVAAGNKNVFDFVMQKSVVKDTITTRRNDGCTLLHAAVLGEYYSLALDIVESFPNLVEAHNEKGETALNLLACKPVSFKSGSAYSFINLGGRSFIPGQLIRCISYLLFIPPIDKRTIPIADAESQPLCRFILQQIASSLTDLKWKLISGYRWILRRVSILIRGVDDIKQKHTLAMLLAKRLIAKETDWSHYTYGESSTEPWKNQGQTDHSVPLHPIERRPNLHFAAVTTASSPRNNRMRNPLIQAVENSIEELVEAILETFPDAAYTVDRNGKNILHIAVEQKDKLLYDYLKTKVRKDMMLRAIDNQGNTILHLATKQGTSPRILLGHLNQMAWDVCWFKRIWYDSSCHFQYHRNLDGKTARELFQENHVTLRENAEKALKDMNNGLMLVSTLIGTVNYATLFSIPGGYVDDNESKSFGRPKFFSTKKEDQLLVFLWYTGVALFSSVIALASMLVIQLSRFTDDDFFMTLPLKYVGALAALFVSAIFTVAACVETYLIIEINVNPYYLMWPLVGFLILLSIDVVYLTFDYMYFAIRCAFSFTGQEM
- the LOC127790701 gene encoding protein ACCELERATED CELL DEATH 6-like isoform X2, producing the protein MAASGTSSTAGDATVSHHDAFRELLNRQKDHLPPVLVDYLGRPQGGHLGHIDVDGNTVLHFLAIDGDESAFKELSEKGLITSEMLRKGNFRGNTALHEAARFGHLSVVKIMLEKEEGLALARNNLGETPLYVAVAAGKKDVYDFVKQKLVGKENDVTRRNDGSSLLHAAVVAEYYDLALEIVESFPHLVGAHDEKGITALSVQASKPLSFKSGSAYSFINLGSRSFIPIQLIRCLIYLCIIPPMDQRAIPTGDEENPPRKNCSFLPQPITELKWKLISGYRWILRRVSILIRGVDDIKQKHTLAMLLAKRLIAKETDWSHYTYGESSTEPWKNQGQTDHSVPLHPIERRPNLHFAAVTTASSPRNNRMRNPLIQAVENSIEELVEAILETFPDAAYTVDRNGKNILHIAVEQKDKLLYDYLKTKVRKDMMLRAIDNQGNTILHLATKQGTSPRILLGHLNQMAWDVCWFKRIWYDSSCHFQYHRNLDGKTARELFQENHVTLRENAEKALKDMNNGLMLVSTLIGTVNYATLFSIPGGYVDDNESKSFGRPKFFSTKKEDQLLVFLWYTGVALFSSVIALASMLVIQLSRFTDDDFFMTLPLKYVGALAALFVSAIFTVAACVETYLIIEINVNPYYLMWPLVGFLILLSIDVVYLTFDYMYFAIRCAFSFTGQEM